In the Arachis hypogaea cultivar Tifrunner chromosome 20, arahy.Tifrunner.gnm2.J5K5, whole genome shotgun sequence genome, tttcttttttttcacgtttttttccttttctttatttttcttcttttctattttacgttaattttccttttcttattttacctttcttattttcttttctttcttctctttcaatCCACGTTTCTGTTCTTCTTTATTCTGTTTAACTTCTTTTcgaaaaaataaagtttttaaattgtattttattttcttattcctttgttggtttaaatttttttttttttagttttcttgaaTTCCACGTTCTttgcttttatttccttttcttttcttttacattttttgttacatttttttaaattttttatcctgtttaaattatttttttttcttttttattccatAAAATACTTTTGATATTTTGTTGTTTGTAAATGCAAGAAATGATGGAGCTGTATATTGTAGAGAAAATCATAacaaacaatgaatgcatgattcaataactctttttttttacaaaatatgtGGAATAAATGCAGCGAAAGCCACTGGAATattcttttaaaccaaaaaattattcatctttttttaaatagaaaaattacccAAATTTTAAATGAGTTAAAAACAAGGATATTTTAACATGTCAAACAagcaaataaattttaatataaaagagaaatcCCTCAAAAATCATCACCTCTTTAACTTACCATAGAAAAAATGGAAGAAATTATTGTTAAAATGTCTCAACAAATTTTTGAAAGTAAGATAAAAAAAACTCTTCTAAACATTACCCAATGTGTTTAACAAATCTAAGATATTATGCAAGAAATAAGAACAAACCTCAAAAACTGAAAAATTTTCATCAGAAATTTAGTGATGCAAATGAATCATGCTACTAAACAACTGGTAAAAAGacaaaattctataaaaaaaaaaatgtgaGGCAATTAATATAAGGAGTCTATATCTAGAAAGAGAATTAATCCTAAGTAGTATAAAATTAGAAGACCAATCACAAGATATCACATCAACCTTAATTTttacaatttcaaaaaaaaaattttaggagactcaaatatttttaaagatagaATAGGAACCCAACTAATGAATTTACGACGCCCTACAATGTCTGACTATCGATggtataaagatgtttttatttctaaaattatgaTGCGAGATGATATAGCAGCCCCTTTTTGGAAAGAAAGATTCATAGCTACCCTATCTaaactctttttaaaaaagattttataaaaattacaatCTTTATTTGGTACTCAAATACCATATGAAGGCCTAACTTTTGGCCAAATACATAATATAGTAGTACAAATCAGAGTAGAAATATGCATTGCACTAGATTACAAGAGAAAATGCGAAAAAAATATGAGCAATAAACGAGAATTAGAAAATTTTTGCCAACAATATGGTATTACAACTGAAAAAGCACCTAGCAATCAAAATAgtcattaagaaaagaaatacaaaaaaatagGTATAGGTATCAATCGAAAGAACCTTACACAACAGGAAATAAGccaaaaaaaattacagaaaaaaacaaaagtggaataatcaaaagaaaagtaacaagaaataaataatttgttgGAAGTGTAAAAAATCAGGTCATTATGCCAATAactgcaaaacaaaagaaaaaataaacaaaattagtaATGAAGAAGTAAGAAAAGCTTTAGCGGCTATATTAATTGATAGTGAATCAGAAAGCGAAACGAAAAAAGAATATTCTTCTGATGATTCAGAAAATTTTATACAACAATTAGATATACCCTCTTCTTAAGAGTCTTCTGAAATAGAGGAAGATTCGTGTCTAGGACCAAGAAtatgtaactgtgatagttgtgTAAAATCTTTAAATGTAATTACGAGAACTCAAAAGTCAATCAATACCTTAACTAGAACACTTTAATTTCTATAATAgataaattaagaaattttttcttaaaagatGAATTCTTATTTCAATTAAATGATCTgattagaaaagaagaaaaatccaaaaaaaaaataagaccagtagaaattagaaaatatataatagatttagAACACCTAAAGAAGAAACTTCCTTAAAATTTACaagaatagataaaaatattaaaattcaaaatttctgaattgaaacaaaaaaatatatctcTTGATTATAGAATACTAAAATTAGAAGGCAAAAACATAGTAagattacaaaaagaaaaagaaaaaatagaatcaagaagaagaaaaaattataatccaattaattatattaatgaatTATCATTATTAGTTAACCAAAAATGGTATAGTTATAATAATCGGAACAGAGAAATTTGAGTTTATGGTTATGATAGACTCAGGAGCAGATGTAAATTGTATCCAAAAAGGATTAATACCTATCAAGTACTATGAAAAAACAACTGAAACTATTGTCAAAGCTGAAAATGACAAAATGACTATAAACTATAAGATTTCTAAAGCAAAAATTTGTAAGAAAAATGTATGCTTTTCAACTACATTTTTTCTAGTAAAAAGAATATCTCaacaagttatattagaaaaCTGCTTCACTCTACTATTATACCTTTTTACGATAGATGTAGATAGTGTAACTACCTATTGTATACCAAACCAACCTATTCTATTTGAAtttatacaaaaacaaaaaaattagaaactaaATTTACTACAACAAATGGCTACGTCATGAACCAAGAAATTGTATATAAGAAAATAGAACAACAATTAGAAAGTcaaaaaattcaaattctaataaaagggatagaagataTAATTAATTACTAAGAAAATACACCaaggatataattaaataaattatgaaTGGAATGTGATGTTTCAAGGATTATTAAAAAATGTACAAAGTGAATTTTAAGAaattatgaataatattttttatgcatACGTAAATTTTATCATAGTCTACTTAGACGATATTCTTGTATACTCTAAAAGAATAAACCAGCATATTCAgcacttaaaaaaatttattaatattataaaagaaaatgatcttgtcctatttgaaaagaaaatgaacataTTTATAACAAAAGTAAGGTTTCTaggatataaaattttttaagaaataattattccgattaagaaatctaTTGAATTTgtagaaaaattttcaaatgaaaCCATTACTCGATAATTTCATTTGGTGATGAcgataaagaaaaagaaggaggaggagaaaaaagagaaagagaagaagaaggaaagaaaaaaaaagtaataccCCAAATAGGTCTTCAAGAAATTTACCATCCAACAGTTTTGTCCCCCACAAAATTTAACTAAGATTTCGACCCTGAGGTTTTCAGATATCCACCAGATACGTCCCCAAAACCGTTTGATCCGGTTAAAGTGGTGACGTGTCAGGTTAACTGTGACATGTCACCTCCAGGACATTTTGGTCTCCATCCACGCTGGACAAAACGACGTCGTATTGGAACCAGGGGCAAAACAACGTCGTTTCGGGGAGGACAAATTCGTCCCCACTTAGACAGAGAATGCAAACGGCGCCGTTTTCATGTGGGGACCTATTTGCCTTATAATAGTATCTTAGGGGACCTATTTAACCTATAATTCATGATGTTAAAAGAAGTTATATTTACTTCAACGCAAACCTTAAAAACACATTGACATTGGTCTGTTCATTTATCAAAATGGTAACATAAACCTGAGAACCCAAACATGTTAACCAGACAAATATTTGGCTTCAATAGCAACACAAATCAAATCAAGTCAAAAGAAGGTTTATTTTCTTCAACATAAACTAAACGAAACCATTCTAAACAACATAAAGTCTTCTTCCTCCAACATAACAAAAGGTGGTAACATAACTAAGACAATAACCTTCACACTAATTCTTAGAAGTATCATTTCTTAAAAGACTGGTTCAACCATGGTGTTGGAATGAATTTCAACAACTTAGATACTATGCCACTGGTTGCAACTGATATTGTCTCAGCACTAACACTCCCTGAATTTTTGGCCCTAATTACTGTCTTCTTTGGACGTCTAAAAGAAAGCTGAGCTTGGAATAAACAGTATTGTTATCACCATGTTTCAGCAATATTGAACTTGAAATTTTGTGTGAAACATGGTGATAACAATACTGTTTATTCCAAGCTCAGCTTTCTTTTAGACGTCCAAAGGAGACAGTAATTAGGGCCAAAAATTCGGGGATTGTTAGTGCTGAGACAATATTAGCTGCAACCAGTGGCCAATATCTAAGTTGTTTAAATTCATTCCAACACCAGGGTTGAACTAGTCTTTCAAGAAATGATGCTTCTAAGAATTAGTGTGAAAGTTGTTGTCTTAGTTATGTTACCACCTTTTGTTATGTTGGAGGAAGAAGACTTTATGTTGTTTAGAATGGTTTTGTTTAGTTTATATTGAAGAAAATAAACCTTCTTTTGACTTGATTTGGTTTGTGTTGCTATTGAAGTCAAATATTTGTATGGTTAACATGTTTGGGTTCTCAGGTTTATGTTACCATTTTGATAAATGAACATACTAATGTCAatgtgtttttaaggttttcgtTGAAGtaaatataactttttttaaCATCACAAATTATAGGTCAAATAGGTCCCCTAAGATACTATTATAAGGCAAATAGGTCCCTCACATGAAAATGGCGCCGTTTGCATTCTCTGTCTAAGTGGGGACGAATTTGTCCTCctcgaaacgacgtcgttttgcccCTGGTTCCAATACGACGTCGTTTTGTCCAGCGTGGATGGGGACCAAAATGTCCTGGAGGTGACATGTCACAGTTAACCTGACACGTCACCACTTTAACCAGATCAAACGATTTTGGGGACGTATCTGGTGGATATCTGAAAACCTCAGGGTCGAAATCTTAGTTAAATTTTGTGGGGGACAAAACTGTCGGATGGTAAATTTCTTGGGAACCTATTTGGGGTATTACTCAAAAAAAATTGCGTGTGTAAATTTAAAGAAAAGGAAGAACCAAcacaaatttaaaagaagaagaaatacgaagaaaaggagaaggataaggaaaaagaaataaaaaaagagaaagaaaataagcgtgtaatttaaaaaattattataaccaCTTGAAtaaatttgtataaatattttggaaaaaagTCTAGAGGGTCAGTAATTTTGTTAAATTCTAGCTAGTATGTAATCAGTAAAAAAAAGTGAGCCCTTAAATGAAATTTCACACTAATTTCACACCATAAAAATCATTAttaatgactacaaatcacaaaaattacttacccctaatattttttattattttatttggagGTAGAGCTTTATTCAAACCCGATCTCTGGTCCACCGCAACATTCCCCCAATTTAATATGAAAATATTCCCAATACCTAGATTCCTCTATCCTATACCTTGCATCCATTTTGGAATCTTCCACTTCCCACTTTGcgctcgctctctctctctctctctctctcccaaataattaattaatatgcaAACCCCAAATCCATTCTTGTTCTTCGAGTTTCAACAATGAAGTTCGGCAAGGAATTCAAGACTCATTTGGAGGATACACTCCCTGAGTGGAGGGACAAATTCTTGTGCTACAAACCTCTCAAGAAGCTTCTCAAGAACCTTCCTTCTTCCAACCACACCAACAACGCTCCCATCAATCCCTCTTCTTTCACCCACCTTGAAGCCTGGTTCGTCACGATTCTCAACGAGGAGCTTGACAAGTTCAATGATTTCTATGTTGATAAGGAGGAGGAGTTTGTTATCCGCTTCCAGGTTCTTAATTTTGTCCTctgatttctctttttttttttggttaggtTTAGAACGATAAATTCAAGAACCCTTAGTTTTGGATGTGTTTATGCAACTTAATCTATAATTGTTGGTTAACAAATTGTGTTTAAAGTTTGAATAATTGAGTGCTCTGAGAACATGTCTTAGCTTTATCGAATTCAGTGACTATTGCAAACACTGAAGGTAGATAGTGTAATTTGATATGTGTAGTAAAACCAAGTAACAATTAGACCCTGCAATCTTGATTAAGCAACAATAATTTTCTCTTCGAAGCATGGGTTCCATCTACAAATGCTACACTGAAAAAAAAGTACAGTGAGTACCAAGTAATTGTATAAGGAGAATATGCAGTAAATAGCTATAATCTGTGTGATATGATTTACTACTTTAGGGCTTCAAGCTCAATGGCGTCGTCTTAGTGGGATAAggttttgttgttattgttgttgtgattgttgttgttgtactACTTTAGGGATTCATTGTTCAACCTTCATCCTCAAATTCTATACTAAATCCAACTGTTTAATTGCTGGATTGAAAGTTCATGTTAAAGAAATTGGTTAAATTGTTAAATCCTCAAGAATATCTATGTATCATTAAATATTATAATACTATATTTTGCTATAAACTGCTCTGTTTCTTTCCTGATTTTTGTTTCTAATTGTGAATAGGAGTTGAAAGAAAGAATTGAGAGACTTAAAGAAAAAAGCAGTCAGAGTGAAAGGTACACTTCCGAGTATGAGGATGAGTTCAGTGAAGAAATGATGGGAATCAGGAAGGACTTAGTCACCATCCATGGAGAGATGGTGCTTCTCAAAAACTACAGTTCCTTAAACTTTGCAGGTATATCATCTACTTAAATAATATGTAAGAAAATTTACTTTGGTGGTTATCTTCTCCTATTTTATTTTGAAGTTTTTTGAATATATGCCATAGGCAGTTTTAGTTAGGTAATCATTGATTCCAACACCATTAACATGTTTCCACTTCAACAGgactaataaaaattttgaagaagtaTGATAAAAGAACTGGTGGCGTCCTGCGCCTTCCCTTTACGCAACTTGTTCTTCGTCAACCTGTTTTCACAACCGAACCTCTCACGAGGCTAGTTCATGAATGTGAAGAAAATCTTGAACGTCTCTTTCCCTTGCAAGAAGAAGTAATTCAATCAAATCCTGCTCCAGAAAATCAGTCTAAATCACTTGAAGATAATACAACAAATGACTTACCAGATGCATCCTCTACTCTTGGAGAGGAAACAGTGTACATATATCGTAGCACTCTTGCTGCTATGAAAGCAATAAAGGGTCTTCAGAAAGAAAGCTCCACGAGCAatccattttcattttcttccCTCTTTAACAACCAAGATGCTGATAGTACTGGTGCTGTAACAGCCGAAAACTCTGCAACGAATTCTCCAGCTACCTTACATAATGAGGAAAGCACTGTTAAAGATCCTGACTCTTCGTAAGATGACTTTTTCTTTTGAGGTTGTTTCCTGTATTTTTTCTTTGGATTGTTGTTTGAGGCTTGTTCATTGAAACTGTATGAAATATGACTTCTGCCTCTTTGtttaaatacaataaattaacataacaaaTGAGATATGCATGTTACGTCTAAGATACATGTACAAAAAGCAAATGCTGAATTGAAAGTAACAGAAGTTTTTAACTCACTGTTGTAATAAACAATTGTAATGGTTTTGCTTTGTAGCTGTATGTTTTCAGTTAGCTTCCTTTTGCATCTCTGGATCATCTTTTATGCTCTTTATATGATTACTCAAGCAAAACAATGCTGACATGTGATGTTATAATGTAATAGTGTTGGCAGTGACAAATTTTCTATGCATTTTCTGTATGTGTGTCAAAGATGTTTTAACTTCTATAGTATGTTTGGTTTTTTCTACTTAATTCTACATAAGGCTATGATGTGGAGATTGATGAAAGAGGGAGTTCCAATGAATGGCCAAGAGAAACTTCAGTGTAGGTTGTTCTTAGGTGATGAAAAGGAGtggttattaataaataataagtaGAGAGAAAGGTGAGGAGTGGTCGAGTGGAGGCTGTTTGAGAGGTTAAATAGTAAAATTCATAAAGTTCTCTCCCACTACCTGGCATTCCTTTCTGTGTACTCTCAAACGTACCTCTATAAAATGGGTGTGTGAAAGTGAGAATATTTTTACCATCACTTAACAATTTTACTGTATAAAATATACAGAAtctaattttgttttatatagaAATTCAATGGTGTATTTTCACattaataaaaacaataattttttaaaactattatttaaaaaatcatctaAACACATGACGTATGAATTTAATTAGATGACCGTGTGAAATTATTTGTATTGATAATGTGTCAAAATTAAACTTATATATCCTTTCATTTGTGCAAGTTATACAAGATCTACTGCGAATTTCCAAATAACGGAATAGTTCGTCACTAATCATTTCATTTTCCTAGTCTAACAACAAAGCCTTATTAACTAGGTTGATTGTTTTACCGTAGCTTCATAATTTGCAAATCATAAGAAATTGTGTAGGTCTTATTTTATATTAGATCTAGTAAACTACTTCCTGATTATTCCTTGGTAGGCATATACATCAAAGTAACACTAATGGTTTTGCAGAGGGGGCTACCATTGATCTCTATAGAGATCATTTTCGAATAGATGCGTTTAGTTGTTGCTGCTGGATTTATTTGCACcattatttcttccaccatttggAACTCAAATCGGTAAAATGGCAAAGTCTACACAACTTTTAACAGGCAATTGTACATTTCAAAGGAGTTTTTTGTTCAAATCACAATGTAATTCATACTTTAGGACATGTAGCATTTAGGCAAAGTAAACTATTCACAAATTCTTTGATGCTTTCATAAGAAGTTCCACCTTCACTAATTGCTCTTATAGCCAAATTCTTCCATTGAATCATATTATTCTTGATCTCTTTCCCTTGTTCACTGTCAATTATTTCCCTTATACAAAGTCTTAGTGCTTCTTGTCTCACAATCTTGTTCTCACCCATAGGAGCTCTAATTCCCATCTTCCAAAGATCTACAATAAGCTTAGCATTTGTGTTTTGATCTGACCATTGTGGCATTGCAACAATTGGAACACCTAAACACAAAGCTTCCAATGTAGAGTTCCAACCACAATGTGTCACAAAACAAGCAATAGCTTCATGAGCTAAGACTTTTAGTTGGGGGCACCAAGTTACAACTAAGCCCTTGTCAGATTTATTTTCAAAGTCTTTGGGAAGCTTAATTTGCTCAGAGGCCCTTACCACCCATAAGAAGTAGGCATTACTTTCCCTTAAAGCATAGGCTACTTCTTCTATTTGATCCTCTCCAACCATAACCAAACTCCCAAATGATAcataaacaacagaaccttttggtTTGTTGTCTAGCCATTCCATGCAATCTTCGCTCTCGAATGCTGCAGCACCATAATCTTGGTCGTTTTCATATTGCTTGTTTAAGAACATTGATGGTATGTTTGGTCCTATAGTCCTATATTTTGGCCACAATTTCCTTGTCCAATCATTTACCTGAAAGTAATTTGTTAGTTTATTATTACATACTAAACCTATGAGTATCTTCTGTTAATTACCTCTTTACCAAGGTCGTAGAATGTATTGCAAAGAATCCAATCAGCTTTGTGAATGTTGGAGAACTGATCCACCAACAAATCAAGCAAAAACGGCTTTTCCTGAtaagtgaagaagaaagaaggcatGTCAGCAACATCAAGTTTCGGCAACCCTGGGAAAGAAAACTCTTCCTCCGTGAATGGAACTTGAATCTTCCCCAAATGGAAATGATAGTATGTTGTGTTAACCGCCATGTTTTGAGTGAGAAAAGCAGCACCAACAATCCCAAATCTCTTGGCAGTTTCTAGTGCCCATGGGAAGAATGCGTCATACACTATGCAATCAACTGGATACCCTTTCCGACCAAGATTCTCCACAAGATTTGCTAGATTCTCTGGCCCAACTCTCCAAAAGTGATCCATATAAACCCCGTAGTTCTTAGCACCTGTATGTATTGTAAAAGTATAAATACgaatattgaataaattaatcGACCTATACACTAAAAATGTTAATAATtcagttatatatataaaatatatatatttacttataatacatgattaattttttatatacatatagtatttttaatattaaacacGAACAAAAAAATGCAGATTTTGAGTATGTTGTCCCATAAATTTGATAAATCTAGTTGTTTACACACTGTTTTTATACAATCtacaaaatagaatttttttatgaactttagtctaaaatttttgcacaaatatCTATGTAATATTAttgaagtaaaaataattattttttaaatacataaatttaattgaACGATGGTATATAGTATATACAGAACCTGAAGGGCCAGTGTGGTCAAAGCCATCAGAAATGGTCTCAAGTGAAATTGTTGGAGGCACTTGATGCAAGTTCTTGCAGTAATAAACGGTTGAAACAAAGGTGACTTTGATTCCTTGGTGTTCCAAGAGTTTGGAGAATTGAATCATGGGGTTGATATGACCTTGAGCTGGTAAAGATAGAATTAGACAATGCACCTTTCTGCTATTATTATTGTTCTCCATTTCTATGATAATGAATTAAACACTACTTGTGTTTGTTAtatgtatatgtgtgtgtgtggacATTTGTTAGTTATAAAGGACAAAGGCAAATAATAGGGACAAATTATGGGCGGCAAATTGAGGATATGTACATGTATATAATACAATAAAACATGTATTCATCATCTTCCActgaaaaagtaaattttaattgATTGAGAATGTAAAACAGAACtatactaatttattatttatgttatcATCCGATTTAAGATATTCTATTTCATTAATACAGATAGAGTCTAAACTCATAGCCGTATCTTAATTCActacaataattttaaataagtCCCGACGGctaaaatttttgttacattATTATAGTAGGGTAAACAGTATTAACCTTAAATtctttgttaacaaaaaaatataagttaTTCCATTTAAACATTTATAAGCTAAGattaatattttcattttctttgcctttttttttttcttccaatgATTCACATAGTTTGGAAAATCACAAGCTTAAATTTTCCAAAATTGTAAGTAATgaagaaaagaatataaaagatattGTGGGgagatataatatatttttttagaaacaaATACgtataaaaagggacaaaatttTTCACATTAAAACCGAATTCGAACTCCAACATTTATTTGAACTAATTAATGAGTTAACTACTAAATCAACCCAAATTGATTTTTGTGCACACTACAAAACTGTGATGTATTGAAATCCTTACCAGATATATCAAACAAAAAACATAATGAGCTTAGAATCTTGTCATATCCTAACGAAACTTAAATGTCCCAACAAATTAAATTCTACACTTTAGCATATTCCACGTATCCTAAATACTTTTATATCTTCAACGTAAAGTAAGTCCAAAAATTTCtacacttaaaaaaaaaatccagtcaAAGAATATTAGAACATTTTGAATATTCAATTTCAGTTCATTtatctaatataatataatataacattattttaggataatttactcaaataaaatttttggagacctttttttttaatcaaaatacgACTTTATAAAATTGAAGACGCAATTGTAACTTTTACTACTCTATCAAAATCGTTACTGTCAACAACGAATTAGGAATATATATAAACCGCTATTGATAGCCGCGTATAAACAGAAACTGCTATAGACAATAGTTTCTAAAGGAGGAATATAATACAGAAATCGCTATAGGTAATAGCAGTTTCTAAAAAAAAACAGTAACGATTTCTGTGAGATTTATACAAAACTTTTTATTAAATATCTATCACTTATCTAAAACCtttatttatatgttatttttttatataatatgatatattttttttagtagagTTTGAAAAATTGTATAATATATTGACTGGTGAAGGCAACCTTTATATCATTATATTATATGTTGTCTCTTACTTTACTTTTTATATGAGACAAAATCAGTAGCACTCGTGCAATTGCATTAATGAGGTTAAATCAAATATATTATATGGTTAGAATATTGAACCATTACGTTGATAATGAATTTTGTGTTCCatgttttttgtaatattttttaaaagcgaaatatattttatttcattaaaaatagaacttggaattcaaaatataaaaaaaaatttcaaatttcacaaTATAAGAGTACAAGGAATAGTACTTTTTGGGATGGAAAAAAAAACCTAAGAATAAAATAGAAACTGACATTAGGAAGTAAAAATTGTAAGTAAAATAAGAATCTTCTTATTTTTAGGAATGTAAGCTATGTTGTTAAAAGCAAATTCATTGGACGTTTTGTGAAAAAAATTGTGGGtagtattttttgtcaaaaatgtcTATAATTTCTTTTAATCTTTAGTTGAGTTATTCAATTACAAACGCAGAACTTAACAAAACAAAATAAGTACAAAATAACATCTAAACATATAAgagattttttaaaatcatattccGGTCCACACTAAACCAAATCAAAGCCATTCTCCCTAACCAAACAAAATAAAGCCAAAACTCCAATTCATAAGCAAGAAATACAAATAAAACACCATATAAGATTATTAGCAATCGCCTCAAAAGATGAAGTTTTACACACTCAActttttatatatacaataaaatgtTTAAACAATTCACATATGGATCGCAAAGAGAGTTTCCTATCTCTAGTGCATTGCAACTTTCACATATTTATGTAAACTGCGATTGTCTTCAGCGGTTTATAACCATGCAATGTCTCGCATAAACCGCTACTGTCTAGAGTGGTTTATGACCAAATACACTCCTTCAGAAACTGCTGGTGCCTATAGCGATTTCTGCTTGCATGCTAAACAACGTAAACTATGGTTGCTATCCTTAATCCGCTGCTGTTAGTATATAGAGTAATAAAAATTGTAATTGCGTCTTGGATTTCACAAAGTTGtattctataatttttaaatCCAAATATTTTATTTGAGTGAATTGTCCATTATTTTATCAAGtatttaatacaaaaattaaaaggaTGTCATTTATCTAGTCTAATGTGGGAGAAATATGTCATGTCACTCACCACATGAAGAGTAATTAGACCAAAAAAGAGTGAAGAattaatatgatataatattttaatttcaagcACGTTTATAGTAAAATTAGGATATgagagattttttttaatataagcgGTCAGAGActattttaaaacttaatttaaaatttatcgcTCTAATAATATTTGGTTTcactcaattttaaatttttatacaaaGTGGCAAAAATCGTGGTTTTAGAGTAAAAGCAActccaataaaatatttttgatagtaaataaattaatttatttaatacgcaaatcttaaaataaatactttgATAATATATATTTCAGCAAAATTAACTAATATGCAAAGAAGATAAACGTAAAAAGTACCTTTAGTAAATTTTGAAGTGAGTTAAGAAAAAGGTTGAATCAAGTAATTAACCACTTTTTAAGTTAAAGaataatttgtgctgaaaataGGTTTTAGgagattattattgtttttgtctcGTCTCGCGGTAGGAGACAAAACGAAACTGGAACTTGCAGATTttaggaaagaaaaaaataacaccaCGGTATATTCTAGTTCAATCACAACATGTAATATGACCTACGTTCAGTCTCTACCACAATAATgatagaattttcactataatcaaaaCGGATTACGATT is a window encoding:
- the LOC112783669 gene encoding SPX domain-containing protein 4; this translates as MKFGKEFKTHLEDTLPEWRDKFLCYKPLKKLLKNLPSSNHTNNAPINPSSFTHLEAWFVTILNEELDKFNDFYVDKEEEFVIRFQELKERIERLKEKSSQSERYTSEYEDEFSEEMMGIRKDLVTIHGEMVLLKNYSSLNFAGLIKILKKYDKRTGGVLRLPFTQLVLRQPVFTTEPLTRLVHECEENLERLFPLQEEVIQSNPAPENQSKSLEDNTTNDLPDASSTLGEETVYIYRSTLAAMKAIKGLQKESSTSNPFSFSSLFNNQDADSTGAVTAENSATNSPATLHNEESTVKDPDSS
- the LOC112783668 gene encoding mogroside I-E synthase, which gives rise to MENNNNSRKVHCLILSLPAQGHINPMIQFSKLLEHQGIKVTFVSTVYYCKNLHQVPPTISLETISDGFDHTGPSGAKNYGVYMDHFWRVGPENLANLVENLGRKGYPVDCIVYDAFFPWALETAKRFGIVGAAFLTQNMAVNTTYYHFHLGKIQVPFTEEEFSFPGLPKLDVADMPSFFFTYQEKPFLLDLLVDQFSNIHKADWILCNTFYDLGKEVNDWTRKLWPKYRTIGPNIPSMFLNKQYENDQDYGAAAFESEDCMEWLDNKPKGSVVYVSFGSLVMVGEDQIEEVAYALRESNAYFLWVVRASEQIKLPKDFENKSDKGLVVTWCPQLKVLAHEAIACFVTHCGWNSTLEALCLGVPIVAMPQWSDQNTNAKLIVDLWKMGIRAPMGENKIVRQEALRLCIREIIDSEQGKEIKNNMIQWKNLAIRAISEGGTSYESIKEFVNSLLCLNATCPKV